The following proteins come from a genomic window of Thiothrix unzii:
- a CDS encoding RNA 2'-phosphotransferase: protein MNQKTVKQSKFLSLVLRHQPDKIGLTLDEAGWVSVGELLTQLAAHGRNMSMEELEHVVTTNDKQRFSFNADKTRIRANQGHSLRTLDLGLQAVEPPEILYHGTAERFLESILQTGLEKRSRQHVHLSADTETAHKVGIRHGKPVILQIAAGRMQHDGLIFYHSANGVWLTDHVPVTYVEVMA from the coding sequence ATGAATCAAAAAACAGTAAAACAAAGTAAATTCCTCAGCCTCGTTCTGCGCCACCAGCCGGATAAAATCGGTCTGACGTTGGACGAAGCAGGCTGGGTATCTGTGGGCGAATTACTCACACAATTAGCGGCGCACGGACGTAACATGAGCATGGAAGAACTGGAACACGTTGTCACCACCAACGACAAACAGCGTTTCAGTTTCAACGCAGACAAAACCCGTATCCGCGCCAATCAGGGGCATTCCTTGCGAACACTCGATTTAGGATTGCAGGCTGTTGAGCCGCCCGAAATCTTGTATCACGGCACTGCCGAACGCTTTCTGGAGTCGATTTTACAGACAGGCTTGGAAAAACGTTCGCGTCAGCATGTGCATTTATCCGCCGATACAGAAACCGCGCACAAGGTTGGTATTCGTCACGGCAAGCCTGTCATTCTACAAATAGCGGCAGGACGAATGCAGCATGACGGTCTGATCTTTTATCATTCCGCCAACGGCGTATGGTTAACCGATCATGTGCCAGTCACATATGTAGAGGTAATGGCATGA
- the exaC gene encoding acetaldehyde dehydrogenase ExaC — MQYANPNTEGAVINFKERYENFIGGAWVAPVNGEYFDNISPVNGKPFCQIPRSSAEDIELALDAAHAAKDAWGRTSVTARSNILLKIADRIDANLEVLAVAETWDNGKAVRETLNADVPLSSDHFRYFAGCLRAQEGTMGEIDENTVAYHFHEPLGVVGQIIPWNFPLLMACWKLAPALAAGNCVVLKPAEQTPASILIMMELIADLLPPGVLNVVNGFGVEAGKALATSTRIAKIAFTGSTPVGSLIMKYAAENIIPSTVELGGKSPNIFFADVLDHEDAFVSKAVEGAVLAFFNQGEVCTCPSRLLIQESIYEKFIGMVIERSAQIKRGNPLDTEVMVGAQASQEQYDKILSYIQIGKDEGAEVITGGAVETMEAAYCEGYYIQPTLLKGTNNMRVFQEEIFGPVVSVATFKDEAEALAIANDTEFGLGAGVWTRDMNRSYRMGRGIQAGRVWTNCYHLYPAHAAFGGYKKSGVGRETHKMMLDHYQQTKNLLVSYDINPLGFF; from the coding sequence ATGCAATACGCAAATCCCAATACCGAAGGCGCGGTCATCAACTTCAAGGAACGCTATGAAAACTTCATTGGCGGTGCTTGGGTTGCCCCCGTCAACGGCGAATACTTCGACAATATTTCCCCGGTAAACGGCAAACCATTCTGCCAAATCCCGCGCTCCAGTGCGGAAGACATTGAACTGGCACTGGATGCCGCACACGCCGCCAAAGATGCGTGGGGCAGAACTTCCGTGACTGCACGTTCCAATATCCTGCTGAAAATCGCGGATCGCATCGACGCGAATCTGGAAGTGCTGGCAGTCGCGGAAACATGGGACAACGGTAAAGCCGTGCGCGAAACTCTCAACGCTGACGTACCGCTTTCCTCCGACCATTTCCGCTATTTCGCAGGCTGCTTGCGTGCACAAGAAGGCACAATGGGCGAAATCGACGAAAACACCGTCGCTTACCATTTCCACGAACCGTTGGGTGTGGTGGGTCAAATTATCCCTTGGAACTTCCCACTGCTGATGGCGTGCTGGAAACTCGCTCCGGCATTGGCAGCAGGCAACTGCGTGGTTCTGAAACCCGCTGAACAAACCCCTGCTTCTATCCTGATCATGATGGAACTGATTGCGGATTTGTTGCCGCCGGGCGTATTGAACGTGGTTAACGGTTTCGGCGTAGAAGCAGGTAAAGCACTCGCCACCAGCACCCGCATTGCCAAAATCGCGTTCACCGGCTCCACCCCGGTCGGCTCGCTGATTATGAAATACGCGGCGGAAAACATTATTCCTTCCACCGTTGAACTCGGCGGCAAATCCCCGAATATCTTCTTCGCCGATGTGCTGGATCACGAAGATGCATTTGTGAGCAAAGCGGTCGAAGGCGCGGTACTGGCGTTCTTCAACCAAGGCGAAGTCTGTACTTGCCCATCCCGCTTGCTGATTCAGGAATCCATCTACGAAAAATTCATTGGCATGGTGATTGAGCGTTCCGCACAAATCAAACGCGGCAACCCGCTGGATACCGAAGTCATGGTCGGTGCGCAAGCCTCGCAAGAACAGTACGACAAAATCCTCAGCTACATCCAGATCGGCAAAGACGAAGGCGCGGAAGTGATTACCGGCGGCGCAGTCGAAACGATGGAGGCGGCTTACTGCGAAGGCTATTACATCCAACCGACTTTGCTGAAAGGCACCAACAATATGCGCGTGTTCCAGGAAGAAATCTTTGGGCCGGTGGTGTCAGTGGCGACGTTCAAGGACGAAGCTGAAGCACTGGCGATTGCCAATGACACCGAATTTGGTCTCGGGGCAGGGGTGTGGACTCGTGACATGAACCGTTCTTACCGCATGGGTCGCGGCATCCAAGCCGGTCGGGTGTGGACAAACTGCTACCATTTGTACCCAGCGCACGCGGCATTTGGCGGCTACAAAAAATCCGGCGTAGGCCGCGAAACCCACAAGATGATGCTTGATCATTACCAGCAGACCAAAAACCTGCTGGTAAGCTACGACATCAATCCGCTGGGCTTCTTCTAA
- a CDS encoding ATP-binding protein, which translates to MKRFYTDILQNELLTQRQMLFVSGSRQVGKTTLAKAIVEQQHGQYYNWDNRQHRQWILESVSNMSNATLLNQMGVHELRDQRAVVAFDELHKYKDWKNYLKGLFDLYEHQLAVLATGSARMDIFRKGGDSLMGRYFHYRMHPLSLREISAPFVAGQLLQDPHKPEPTALEQLRRFGGFPEPFLKADTRFYNRWQQLRQQQLIQEDIRDTNTVQDIAHLDVLATLLREQCGQVVRYSSLANQINVSVDTIRRWVTLLESFYYAFRVTPWFNNLASALRKEPKIYLWDWSQVKDIGAKNENLIASHLLKAVHWWTDHGMGDYQLHYLRTKDQKEVDFLVSRDNQPWLLVEVKSSANQPLNKHLGWFQEQLGAEHALQVVMDMPYVEADCFAVGKPVKVPVETLLMRLV; encoded by the coding sequence ATGAAACGCTTCTATACTGACATCCTGCAAAATGAGTTGCTGACGCAGCGGCAAATGTTGTTTGTGTCCGGCTCCCGCCAAGTTGGCAAAACTACACTGGCAAAAGCCATTGTCGAGCAGCAACACGGGCAATACTACAACTGGGACAACCGCCAGCACCGGCAGTGGATTCTGGAAAGTGTCAGTAATATGAGCAACGCCACTTTGCTCAATCAGATGGGTGTGCATGAATTGCGCGACCAGCGGGCAGTGGTGGCTTTCGACGAATTGCACAAGTACAAGGACTGGAAAAACTACCTCAAAGGCTTGTTTGACTTGTACGAACACCAACTCGCGGTGTTGGCGACAGGCAGTGCGCGGATGGATATTTTCCGCAAGGGTGGCGATAGCCTGATGGGGCGTTATTTCCATTACCGGATGCACCCCTTGAGTTTGCGTGAAATCAGTGCGCCTTTTGTCGCAGGGCAATTGCTGCAAGACCCCCATAAACCCGAACCCACCGCGCTGGAACAGTTACGCCGTTTTGGTGGTTTCCCTGAGCCATTTCTCAAAGCGGATACCCGTTTTTATAACCGTTGGCAGCAATTACGCCAGCAACAACTGATTCAGGAAGACATCCGCGACACCAATACCGTGCAAGACATCGCCCATCTGGATGTACTCGCCACCCTGTTGCGGGAGCAATGTGGGCAGGTGGTGCGTTACAGCTCGCTGGCAAACCAAATCAATGTCAGTGTGGATACCATCCGCCGCTGGGTGACGCTGCTGGAAAGTTTCTACTACGCTTTTCGGGTCACGCCTTGGTTCAATAATCTTGCATCTGCCTTGCGCAAAGAGCCGAAAATCTATCTGTGGGATTGGTCACAGGTGAAAGACATCGGTGCGAAAAACGAAAATCTGATTGCCAGCCATCTGCTCAAAGCCGTGCATTGGTGGACAGATCACGGGATGGGTGATTACCAACTGCATTATTTGCGCACCAAAGACCAGAAAGAAGTCGATTTCCTTGTTAGCCGCGATAACCAGCCCTGGTTGCTGGTGGAAGTGAAAAGTTCTGCCAACCAACCGCTTAACAAGCATCTGGGCTGGTTTCAGGAACAACTGGGTGCGGAACATGCCTTGCAGGTGGTGATGGATATGCCGTATGTGGAAGCGGATTGTTTTGCGGTGGGCAAGCCGGTGAAAGTGCCGGTGGAGACGTTGTTGATGCGGTTGGTTTAA
- a CDS encoding 3'-5' exoribonuclease: MTFIMVDIEADGPIPGDYSMVSFGAVIVEPDLQRTFYGQLKPISERWIPQALAVSGHSREETLTFDEPAVVMQRFADWLKREVKGRPHFIADNNGFDWSFINWYFHHFLGDNPFGYNSTNLGSLYKGVVRDMFQNFKHLRKTAHDHHPVNDAKGNAEALLTFARQYGLKLP; encoded by the coding sequence ATGACCTTCATTATGGTCGACATCGAAGCCGATGGCCCGATCCCCGGCGATTACTCCATGGTCAGTTTCGGCGCGGTCATTGTCGAACCGGATTTGCAGCGCACCTTCTACGGGCAACTCAAACCCATTTCCGAACGCTGGATTCCGCAAGCCCTCGCAGTCAGTGGGCACAGCCGTGAGGAAACGCTTACGTTTGACGAACCAGCGGTGGTGATGCAACGTTTTGCCGATTGGCTCAAGCGCGAAGTCAAAGGCCGCCCGCATTTCATCGCCGACAATAACGGTTTCGACTGGTCGTTCATCAATTGGTATTTCCACCATTTTCTGGGTGACAACCCATTTGGCTACAATTCCACCAATCTTGGCTCACTGTACAAAGGCGTGGTGCGGGATATGTTTCAGAACTTCAAGCACTTACGTAAAACGGCGCATGACCACCATCCGGTAAATGATGCGAAGGGGAATGCAGAAGCGTTGCTCACATTCGCGCGTCAATATGGCTTGAAATTACCTTAG
- a CDS encoding ATP-binding protein has translation MYNRLFTPPANKSFFLFGPRGTGKTTWLKTYFGDAIYLDFLRPDLFQRLLGSENRLEEYIPADYAGWVILDEIQKIPNLLDEVHRLIETRKNLRFVLTGSSARKLRRSNVNLLAGRALQYHFFPLTVAECADDFDLTKALQFGMLPSIFTEENPKHYLQAYIQTYLEQEVQQEGLTRNIGAFSRFLEIASFSQGESLNITDVAREAHINRKVAENYFSILEDLLIAYRLPVFTKRAKRKMTQHRKFYFFDTGVYYHLRPKGVLDSPEELEGVCLESFILQEIRALNAYRDWGYTLSFWRTATGQEVDIVCYGDAGFYAIEVKRNRTVSAKHLSGLKSFREDYPEVTPYLVYGGDDKLEIDGIKIIPVRVFLRDIEHYLSGVSHV, from the coding sequence ATGTATAACAGGTTATTTACCCCGCCCGCCAACAAGAGTTTTTTCCTATTCGGGCCGCGTGGTACGGGGAAAACCACTTGGCTGAAGACGTATTTTGGTGATGCCATTTACCTCGATTTCCTCAGACCTGATTTGTTTCAGCGTTTGTTGGGGTCGGAAAATCGGCTGGAAGAATATATTCCTGCTGATTACGCAGGCTGGGTCATATTGGATGAAATTCAAAAAATTCCCAATTTGCTGGATGAAGTCCATCGTCTGATTGAAACCCGCAAAAACCTGCGGTTTGTGCTTACCGGCTCAAGTGCCAGAAAATTGCGCCGTAGTAACGTCAACCTGTTGGCAGGCAGGGCATTGCAGTACCATTTTTTCCCGTTAACGGTGGCAGAATGCGCTGACGATTTTGATCTGACCAAAGCGTTACAATTCGGGATGTTGCCGTCTATTTTCACCGAAGAAAATCCTAAGCATTACCTGCAAGCCTATATCCAAACCTATTTGGAGCAGGAGGTACAACAGGAAGGTTTGACCCGTAATATCGGCGCATTCAGCCGCTTTCTGGAAATTGCTAGTTTTTCCCAAGGTGAATCGCTGAATATTACCGACGTAGCACGGGAGGCGCACATTAACCGCAAGGTAGCGGAAAATTACTTTTCTATCCTTGAGGATTTGTTGATTGCCTACCGTTTGCCGGTATTTACCAAACGCGCCAAACGCAAAATGACGCAGCACCGTAAATTCTATTTTTTCGATACCGGTGTTTATTACCACCTGCGTCCCAAAGGGGTGTTGGATAGCCCGGAAGAATTGGAAGGTGTGTGCCTTGAGTCTTTTATTTTGCAGGAAATACGTGCCTTAAATGCTTATCGGGATTGGGGTTACACCCTTTCGTTTTGGCGCACCGCCACGGGGCAGGAGGTGGATATTGTTTGTTACGGCGATGCTGGATTTTATGCGATTGAAGTTAAGCGCAACCGCACGGTTTCTGCCAAGCATTTGAGCGGACTCAAGAGTTTTCGCGAAGATTACCCAGAGGTTACGCCTTACCTTGTGTATGGTGGCGATGATAAGTTGGAAATAGATGGCATAAAAATTATCCCAGTCAGGGTGTTTTTACGCGACATTGAGCATTACCTTTCAGGAGTTTCCCATGTTTAA
- a CDS encoding slipin family protein, translating into MPDGSTCFGTDYPTATTSTRAALTVGLVDAKPQRLRLTRISHPTQTVKPARVWGNATQFLKDNAMLFKTKIIVPETHRGLLFKDEQFVQVLPAGVHTLHGWKNQYRVQQFAVTGSAQTFVPEDVVSLADLHPDKFAAHLQRWETGEQEVGLLYQDNVLKDIKPPAQRGACWQGQRSIEVRKIDISTDFKLPKALASQLLAAKDPILRAAAFNAMAIAIIPEGHSGFLEVDGEQHEMLTAGTHVWWKFNHTIEATQLDCRLQNMEVNGQEILTKDRVGLRINLSAMWQIVDPQQVKTALADHKDYLYRELQLALRAVVSTQTLDELLADKNLLNQSIQQTVVEKAAAYGIDLKTVGARDIVLPGDMKAILAQVVEAEKKAEANLIRRREETQETRSMHNTAKVMEGNPVLLRLKELEILEKITGRISTLNVYGGLDGVMNDLVKLTDKGKAA; encoded by the coding sequence ATGCCTGACGGCAGCACGTGTTTCGGCACGGATTACCCGACGGCAACGACCAGCACCCGCGCCGCCTTGACGGTGGGTTTGGTGGATGCGAAACCGCAACGGCTTCGGCTCACGCGGATTTCCCATCCGACACAAACCGTCAAGCCTGCACGGGTGTGGGGGAATGCCACCCAATTTTTAAAGGACAACGCCATGTTATTCAAAACCAAAATTATTGTTCCAGAAACACATCGCGGGCTGTTGTTCAAAGACGAACAGTTCGTACAAGTCCTGCCTGCGGGTGTCCACACCTTACACGGCTGGAAAAACCAATACCGCGTGCAGCAATTCGCCGTCACGGGTAGTGCGCAAACCTTCGTGCCGGAGGATGTCGTCAGCCTTGCCGACTTGCACCCTGACAAATTCGCCGCGCACCTCCAACGCTGGGAAACGGGCGAACAGGAAGTCGGTTTGCTGTACCAAGACAATGTGCTGAAAGACATCAAGCCGCCTGCGCAACGTGGTGCGTGCTGGCAAGGTCAGCGCAGCATTGAGGTGCGTAAAATTGACATCAGCACCGATTTCAAGCTGCCTAAAGCCTTGGCAAGCCAATTGCTGGCAGCCAAAGACCCCATCTTGCGGGCGGCGGCTTTCAACGCAATGGCTATCGCCATCATCCCCGAAGGCCACAGCGGTTTTCTTGAAGTTGACGGCGAACAGCACGAAATGCTGACGGCAGGTACGCACGTTTGGTGGAAGTTCAACCACACCATCGAAGCAACCCAACTGGATTGCCGCCTGCAAAACATGGAAGTCAACGGTCAGGAAATCCTCACCAAAGACCGCGTAGGCTTGCGTATCAACCTCTCCGCCATGTGGCAGATTGTTGACCCGCAGCAAGTCAAAACGGCACTGGCAGACCACAAGGACTACCTGTACCGCGAGCTGCAATTGGCGTTACGTGCCGTGGTTTCCACCCAAACGCTGGACGAATTGCTGGCAGACAAAAACCTGCTCAACCAATCCATCCAGCAAACAGTGGTGGAAAAAGCAGCGGCTTACGGCATCGACCTGAAAACCGTCGGGGCGCGTGACATCGTATTGCCCGGTGATATGAAGGCGATTTTGGCACAAGTCGTTGAAGCCGAGAAAAAGGCCGAAGCTAACCTGATCCGCCGCCGCGAAGAAACGCAGGAAACACGCTCCATGCACAACACCGCCAAAGTCATGGAAGGCAACCCTGTGTTACTGCGCTTGAAAGAGTTGGAAATCTTGGAAAAGATCACCGGACGCATCAGCACCCTGAACGTTTACGGCGGTCTGGATGGCGTGATGAACGATCTGGTCAAGCTGACGGACAAGGGCAAAGCAGCGTAA
- a CDS encoding disulfide bond formation protein B: MLPLTRKSLWLAIGLIAMSLALSSFILTAWLNLHPCYLCIFQRLLFMLIAVFGLLAATGFGEKVWGSLVLLLAGVGTATASYQTWLQLQPPGSASCAGSQPGLIEQFVYFLSDNVPSLFEVSGLCEDEELVIMGLSLANWALVSFASALVVAVWALFKRGSD; encoded by the coding sequence ATGCTACCCCTAACCCGTAAATCCCTCTGGCTTGCGATTGGCCTGATCGCGATGAGTCTTGCGTTGAGCAGTTTCATACTGACCGCTTGGTTAAATCTTCACCCCTGCTATTTGTGCATTTTCCAGCGACTGTTATTCATGCTGATTGCGGTATTCGGGCTGCTGGCGGCAACCGGGTTTGGTGAAAAAGTGTGGGGTAGTCTGGTGCTATTGCTGGCAGGCGTGGGAACGGCTACGGCGAGTTATCAAACTTGGTTGCAATTACAGCCGCCCGGCAGTGCTTCTTGTGCGGGCAGTCAACCCGGTTTGATTGAGCAATTTGTTTATTTCCTGAGCGATAACGTGCCCAGCTTGTTTGAGGTCAGCGGTTTGTGTGAAGACGAGGAATTGGTGATTATGGGGCTTTCTCTCGCCAATTGGGCGTTGGTTTCTTTCGCGTCAGCGTTGGTCGTTGCCGTGTGGGCGTTGTTTAAACGCGGGTCAGACTAA
- the rimO gene encoding 30S ribosomal protein S12 methylthiotransferase RimO, with protein sequence MKQSQPRVGFVSLGCPKALVDSERILTQLRAEGYTISGSYDEADLVVVNTCGFIDSAVAESLEAIGEALDENGKVIVTGCLGANADKVLDAYPNVLAVTGPHAYEAVMQSVHTHLPPLHDPYTSLVPPQGVRLTPRHYAYLKISEGCNHRCSFCIIPSLRGDLVSRPIGDVLQEAENLVNAGVRELLVISQDTSAYGIDVKYRTGFWQGRPIKTHSQQLAEALGDMGVWVRLHYVYPYPHVDNLLPLMADGKILPYLDIPFQHASPSVLKNMRRPAHAEKVLERLGKWRDVCPDIAVRSTFIVGFPGETDDDFETLLDFLQEAELDRVGAFTYSAVEGAPANALEGAVPEDVKEERLERFMEVQAEISAVKLSRMIGKTLTVLVDDAEDGQSLARSYRDAPEIDGQVVIEGVELPVGEFVKVRVTHADEHDLWAEVVV encoded by the coding sequence ATGAAACAATCTCAACCCCGTGTCGGTTTCGTGAGCCTCGGTTGCCCGAAAGCTTTGGTGGATTCCGAACGCATCCTGACTCAACTCCGTGCGGAAGGCTACACCATTAGCGGTAGTTATGACGAAGCTGATTTAGTGGTGGTGAATACCTGCGGTTTTATTGATTCCGCCGTTGCCGAATCGTTGGAAGCGATTGGTGAAGCCTTAGACGAAAACGGTAAAGTGATTGTCACCGGCTGTCTGGGCGCGAATGCGGATAAAGTGCTGGACGCTTACCCCAATGTGTTAGCCGTCACCGGGCCTCATGCGTATGAAGCGGTGATGCAATCGGTGCATACCCATTTGCCGCCATTGCATGACCCCTACACCAGCCTTGTGCCGCCGCAAGGGGTGCGTTTAACCCCGCGTCATTACGCTTACCTGAAGATTTCAGAAGGCTGTAATCACCGTTGTTCGTTCTGCATTATTCCGTCATTACGCGGTGACTTGGTGTCGCGCCCGATTGGGGATGTGTTGCAGGAAGCTGAAAATCTGGTGAATGCCGGGGTGAGAGAATTGCTGGTGATTTCGCAAGACACCAGTGCTTACGGGATTGATGTGAAATACCGCACTGGTTTCTGGCAAGGCCGCCCGATTAAAACCCATTCGCAGCAATTGGCGGAAGCGTTGGGTGATATGGGTGTGTGGGTGCGCTTGCATTACGTTTACCCGTATCCGCACGTCGATAACCTGCTGCCGTTGATGGCAGACGGTAAAATCCTGCCGTATTTGGACATTCCATTCCAACATGCCAGCCCCAGCGTCCTGAAAAATATGCGCCGTCCGGCTCATGCGGAAAAAGTGCTGGAACGCTTGGGTAAATGGCGCGATGTCTGCCCGGATATTGCGGTGCGCAGTACCTTTATCGTGGGCTTCCCCGGTGAAACCGACGATGATTTTGAAACCTTGCTGGATTTCCTGCAAGAAGCCGAACTCGACCGCGTAGGGGCATTCACCTATTCAGCCGTTGAGGGTGCGCCTGCTAACGCGCTGGAAGGGGCTGTCCCTGAAGACGTGAAAGAAGAGCGTTTAGAGCGTTTCATGGAAGTACAGGCAGAGATCAGTGCTGTGAAACTCAGCCGGATGATTGGTAAAACCCTGACGGTTCTCGTTGATGATGCGGAAGATGGGCAAAGCCTTGCCCGCAGTTACCGTGACGCGCCGGAAATTGACGGACAAGTGGTTATCGAAGGAGTGGAGTTGCCGGTTGGTGAATTCGTGAAAGTCCGTGTTACTCATGCGGATGAACATGATCTTTGGGCAGAGGTCGTGGTTTAA
- a CDS encoding MDR family oxidoreductase encodes MFKALVLEQQDAKTHASIRQLTVADLPAGDVLVDVAYSSLNYKDGLAVTGKGKIVRQFPMVPGIDFAGTVAESASERFRPGDAVILTGWGVGENHWGGFAQKVRVNSEWLVPMPAGLNAQKAMIIGTAGLTAMLCVMALEEAGVTPDAGKVLVTGAAGGVGSVAVLLLARLGYHVVAVTGRPETHAFLSALGAKEFISREIMNQPCRPLEAQRWAGAVDVVGGEMLARVLAEMAYGGAVAACGLAGSFKLDTTVMPFILRNVSLRGVDSVSCPLARRVRAWERLAAELPEAAYADLVQSIALEAVPQAAQDIINGRVCGRVLIDLAQG; translated from the coding sequence ATGTTTAAAGCCTTAGTTCTGGAACAACAGGACGCTAAAACCCACGCGAGTATTCGGCAGTTAACCGTAGCCGATTTACCCGCTGGTGATGTCTTAGTCGATGTGGCGTATTCGTCGCTCAATTACAAAGACGGTTTGGCAGTCACGGGTAAAGGCAAAATTGTGCGGCAGTTTCCAATGGTTCCCGGTATTGATTTTGCCGGAACTGTGGCGGAATCGGCGAGTGAGCGGTTTCGTCCGGGCGATGCGGTGATTCTCACGGGTTGGGGTGTTGGGGAAAACCATTGGGGTGGTTTTGCCCAGAAAGTGCGGGTGAATAGTGAGTGGTTAGTGCCGATGCCTGCGGGGTTGAATGCGCAAAAAGCCATGATTATTGGCACAGCAGGGTTGACCGCGATGTTGTGCGTCATGGCGTTGGAAGAAGCGGGCGTAACCCCAGATGCTGGGAAAGTGTTAGTCACGGGTGCGGCAGGTGGTGTGGGCAGCGTGGCGGTTTTGTTGTTGGCGCGTCTGGGGTATCACGTGGTAGCCGTCACTGGTCGCCCGGAAACTCATGCGTTTTTAAGCGCATTGGGCGCAAAGGAATTCATCAGTCGCGAAATCATGAATCAGCCTTGCCGTCCGTTAGAAGCCCAACGTTGGGCGGGTGCGGTGGATGTGGTGGGTGGTGAAATGCTGGCGCGGGTGCTGGCAGAAATGGCTTACGGTGGAGCGGTGGCTGCTTGCGGTTTGGCGGGTAGTTTCAAACTGGATACTACGGTGATGCCGTTTATTTTGCGTAATGTGAGTTTACGCGGGGTGGATTCGGTGAGTTGCCCGTTGGCGCGACGGGTACGTGCGTGGGAACGCCTTGCTGCGGAATTGCCGGAAGCCGCTTACGCAGATCTAGTGCAGAGCATCGCACTCGAAGCCGTGCCGCAAGCCGCCCAAGATATTATTAATGGGCGTGTGTGTGGGCGGGTGCTAATCGACTTGGCGCAAGGCTAG
- a CDS encoding YggS family pyridoxal phosphate-dependent enzyme: MTIGENIQTIGERIRAAEQRFGRELGSVQLLAVSKKHPAAAIREAFAVGQHCFGENYVQEMTEKAAELTDTGIEWHFIGPIQSNKTKAIAVTARWVHSVDSLKVAQRLSAQKPASAPAINVCLQVNISDEASKSGVSPSQVPKLARQIALLPGLKLRGLMAIPAPEHEFERQRAVFAQVRLLQQNLNAQGFALDTLSMGMTDDMEAAIAEGATIVRIGTAIFGCRNAINTGKMALTNPL; encoded by the coding sequence ATGACAATAGGTGAGAACATCCAGACAATCGGTGAGCGCATTCGTGCTGCCGAACAGCGTTTCGGGCGTGAACTGGGTAGCGTGCAGTTACTAGCAGTGAGCAAGAAACATCCCGCCGCCGCTATTCGTGAAGCTTTTGCCGTCGGGCAACACTGTTTCGGCGAAAATTACGTGCAGGAAATGACCGAAAAAGCGGCTGAATTAACCGATACAGGCATTGAGTGGCATTTTATTGGGCCGATTCAATCCAATAAAACCAAAGCGATTGCGGTGACAGCGCGGTGGGTACATTCGGTTGATAGCTTGAAAGTGGCGCAACGTTTGAGTGCGCAAAAACCTGCTTCCGCCCCGGCTATTAATGTGTGTTTACAAGTGAATATCAGTGATGAAGCCTCCAAGTCGGGGGTTTCACCATCGCAAGTGCCGAAACTGGCGCGGCAAATTGCGCTGTTACCGGGTTTAAAGTTGCGCGGTTTAATGGCGATCCCTGCCCCTGAACACGAGTTTGAACGTCAACGCGCGGTATTTGCACAAGTGCGGTTGCTGCAACAGAATTTGAATGCACAAGGGTTCGCGCTGGATACCTTGTCGATGGGGATGACCGACGATATGGAGGCCGCGATTGCCGAGGGCGCAACCATTGTGCGGATTGGTACGGCGATTTTTGGATGTAGAAACGCCATAAATACTGGTAAAATGGCGTTAACGAATCCACTTTAG